TGAAGCTGGTAAGAGTACGGCAGTTGCTTTGACACTGGGGATTCCAATCGCCTCATTAGTTTTAGTAATTAAGAATTTATGCTTTATCTTTATCTTGCCGTACTTCGTTCACCGTGCAGATAAGTATGCCGAGCAAAGTGACGGTAGCGGAGTGAGTCGGATGAATGTCCTCGGCGGCTTTTTCTCCGTTAACTTGCCAATCGGGCTTGTTGTTGGCATTTCCTATGTGTTAGGTAGTCCAGTAATTAAAGGGATCTTAGCAGTAATACCGCAATTTATTATTAATGGGTTAGGAATTGCCACAGGTTTGCTGCCAGCATATGGTTTTGCCTTATTAATGAAGATGATGATTAACAAGAAAAATGCCACTTTCTTTATTATTGGCTTTGCTTTAGCAGTTTACCTAAAGATTTCCGTTACTGGTGTTGCCATCTTCGGTGCTTGCTTAGCCCTTATTTTAACCGGCTATTCAGCTTTTAAGGGTGAGCCAATGGTTAATGCAGCGACAAGTTCAAATAGTGGAAAAGAAAATACTGATGATGGAGGCATTGATTATGAAGATGAAGAATTCTAAGCTGCTCACCAGAAAGGACTTAATGAAAACCTTCTGGCGCTCGTTTACGATGGAATGGGCTTGGAATTATGAGCGCCAAATGAACTTAGGTTACGCTTATTCAATGGTTCCAGCCTTGCGTAAGATTTATGGTAAAAACAAGGAAAAATTAAAGGCAGCTTATCAACGGCACCTTGAATTTTATAATGTAACACCTTGGCTCAGCACTTTTCCATTAGGAATTTCGATTGCCATGGAGGAGCAAAATGAACTTGACCCTGACTTTGATGCCGCTTCGATCAACAACATTAAAGTTGCATTGATGGGGCCATTAAGTGGAATCGGAGATTCCTTCTTTTGGGGCACATTGCGTGTTATTGCAACGGGAATCGGAACTTCGCTAGCCTTGCAAGGAAATATTCTTGGTCCAATTCTCTTTTTACTGATATTCAATATCCCTGCTTTATTAGCACGTTACTATGGCCTATTTGTTGGCTACAATGTTGGTTCATCGTTTATCGATAAGGTTCAAAAAACCGGTTTAATGGATAAACTGACCTATGGTGCTTCGGTCTTAGGCTTAGCGGTTGTCGGCGCGATGGTGGCCACAATGGTCACACTCAAAATGCCGTTAAAGATTGGTAGTGGTGCAGAGGCAACAACCGTTCAAAAGATTTGTGATGGAATTGTTCCTGGTATTCTGCCATTACTCTTTACCTTCTTTATCTTCTGGTTAGATCGTAAAGGTTGGAAATCACAGTATATTTTGCTGTTGATTGCTGCCATTGGTATTTTTGGTGCTTGGTCAGGGCTGTTAGGCTAAGTTGATTAGGGAGTTATTTAAGTGAAAAGTATTGAAGATTATGTGCACTTAGAACCTGCGTATTATCAAGACGTGTTAGCTAATTATCAACAACTGTTTGGTAAGTATTTTACAGCTTCAGAAATAGTACAAATTGATAGTGTCACAATCTATGCTACCGGCTCAAGCTCGAATGCGGCATATGGCGCTTTGCCTTTTATGAGTAAGGTGTTAGGAATGCCGGTGCAAATTGAGGAGCCGTCAATTGCAGAAAATTATTTGTTGAATGTTAAGCAAGGCACGCTTTGCATCGCAATTTCTCAAGGTGGGCACAGTTACTCAGTAGTTAAGCTGGTTCAGCGATTGCAAGAGTTAAACCAGCGGGTTTATACGCTTACTAGTGAAGCTGATAGCCCGGTGGCACAAGTGAGCCAAAATCTCTTAATGATGGGGATGCCGGTTGAAGAAATGCCATATGTTAGTGCCGGCTACAGTGTGGAAATTCTGGATCTAATGTTAATTTCGCTGACGATTGCTAAAAACAAGGGACGAATTTCGGCCGATCAATTTGACCAGATTTTTACCCAGATTAACAATGTAATCCACCAGCTGTCCGAGGTTATTAAGCGTTCTTCAGCTTGGGTTGATAAAAACTTACCTCAATTTAATAAGGCAAAGAGATTGCAATTTATTGGTTATGGCTCCGCATATGGTGTTAGTCGTGAAGGTGAAACAAAGACGACCGAAGCTGTT
This genomic window from Lactobacillus panisapium contains:
- a CDS encoding PTS mannose/fructose/sorbose/N-acetylgalactosamine transporter subunit IIC — translated: MNVYLTAIILALIAMLGNGEYFLGSSMLSRPLVTCTLTGLVLGNLHQGIIMGATLELAFVGSFSIGAAIPPEIISGSVLGTAFAIEAGKSTAVALTLGIPIASLVLVIKNLCFIFILPYFVHRADKYAEQSDGSGVSRMNVLGGFFSVNLPIGLVVGISYVLGSPVIKGILAVIPQFIINGLGIATGLLPAYGFALLMKMMINKKNATFFIIGFALAVYLKISVTGVAIFGACLALILTGYSAFKGEPMVNAATSSNSGKENTDDGGIDYEDEEF
- a CDS encoding PTS system mannose/fructose/sorbose family transporter subunit IID, coding for MKMKNSKLLTRKDLMKTFWRSFTMEWAWNYERQMNLGYAYSMVPALRKIYGKNKEKLKAAYQRHLEFYNVTPWLSTFPLGISIAMEEQNELDPDFDAASINNIKVALMGPLSGIGDSFFWGTLRVIATGIGTSLALQGNILGPILFLLIFNIPALLARYYGLFVGYNVGSSFIDKVQKTGLMDKLTYGASVLGLAVVGAMVATMVTLKMPLKIGSGAEATTVQKICDGIVPGILPLLFTFFIFWLDRKGWKSQYILLLIAAIGIFGAWSGLLG
- a CDS encoding SIS domain-containing protein, translating into MKSIEDYVHLEPAYYQDVLANYQQLFGKYFTASEIVQIDSVTIYATGSSSNAAYGALPFMSKVLGMPVQIEEPSIAENYLLNVKQGTLCIAISQGGHSYSVVKLVQRLQELNQRVYTLTSEADSPVAQVSQNLLMMGMPVEEMPYVSAGYSVEILDLMLISLTIAKNKGRISADQFDQIFTQINNVIHQLSEVIKRSSAWVDKNLPQFNKAKRLQFIGYGSAYGVSREGETKTTEAVRISSWGKELEEYMHGPYLGLMREDFIIFLEPNGELQEREERLKKFLRQHVDHVYTIYANEAVNKQENDLELKVKTDELLTALFMTVPVHLLAYRLSQEKGNDLEHSAYPDFDQITESKI